The following proteins are co-located in the Macadamia integrifolia cultivar HAES 741 chromosome 3, SCU_Mint_v3, whole genome shotgun sequence genome:
- the LOC122073869 gene encoding E3 ubiquitin-protein ligase UPL2-like isoform X2 has protein sequence MATLRSSLPLRLRHLLTGEGAVGPSLKLESEPPPKVKAFIDKVIKSPLNDIEIPLSGFRWEYNKGNFHHWRPLFLHFDTYFKTYISCRKDLLLSDNISEDANFPKQAVLQILRVMQIILENCHNKSSFDGLEHFKLLLMSTDPEILIATLETLAALVKINPSKLHVSGKLIGCGAVNSCLLSLAQGWGSKEEGLGLFSCVMANERNPDEGLSLFPSDVKNEYDKSHYRLGSTLYFEFHGVDSRNVEGSSSRTIPSNLHVVHIPDLHLRTGDDLSLLKHCIEQYDVPQDHRFSLLTRIRYARAFCSPKTCRLYIRICLLAFIVLVQSSDAHDELVSFFSNEPEYTNELIRIVRSEESIPGSIRTLAMLALSAQLAAYSSSHERARVLSGSSIISAGGNRMILLNVLQKAVLALNGSSDPSSLSFVEALLQFYLLHVISSSSSGSAIRGSGMVPTLLPLLQDVNSAHMHLVCFAIKTLQKLMDYSNVAVTLFKDLGGVEVLAQRLQTEVHRVIGLAGADDNSMVIGDQSRYDDDQLYSQKRLIKALLKALGSATYAPANSSRPQNTHDNSLPASLSLIFGNVEKFGGDIYFSAVTVMSEIIHKDPTCFSSLHELGLPDAFLSSVVAGILPSSKAISCVPSGLGAICLNAKGLEAVKETTALRFLVDIFTCRKYVVAMNEGVVPLANGVEELLRHVSSLRSTGVDIIIEIIDKLASMGDDACLGSSGKVDISTAMETDSEDREQEGRGCMVSAMDVAADGISNERLVQLCIFHVMVLVHRLMESSETSRLFVEKKGIEALMKLLLRPSIAQSSEGMSVALHSTIVFKGFNQHHSAVLASAFCSSLRDHLKKTLDGFSSVTGSFLLDPRITPDKGIFSSLFVVEFLLFLAASKDNRWVTALLTEFGNGSKDVLEDIGRMHREVLWQVALLENAKLDLEDKGSGSSSSSSSEPPKSNTNTGEAEEQRFNSFRQFLDPLLRRRMSGWSVESQFFDLISLYRDLGRAAGVQQRLLLDGPSNPRLGSSQQLHRSGSSDVSGTISSMEGDTQRTYYSSCCDMMRSLAFHISHLFLELGKVMLLPSRRRDDSLNVSPAAKSVVSTFASVILDHLNFGGHADPSGPAASISSKCRYLGKVVEFIDSILLERPDSCNPILLNCFYGHEVVQTVLTTFEATSQLLFAVNRVPASPMDTDDGSLKQGEKEETDYSWIYGPLASYGTLMDHLVTSSFIISPFTKHMLAQPLTNGNVPFPRDAEAFVKVLQSMVLKAVLPIWTHPQFTECSFEFITTIISIMRHIYSGVEVKNIINTGARMAGPPPNESTISTIVEMGFSRSRAEEALRQVGTNSVEMAMEWLFSHPEEAPEDDELARALAMSLGNSGTSQKDDVDGNASNVAQEEEMVQLPPIDDLLATCTRLLQMKEPLAFPVRDLLVMLCSQHDGQYRSKVISFVIEHVKLCSTILDSGNSAMLSALFHVLALVLHEDTAAREAASQNGLVKIVSDLLAQWDLCMFVGHKVLVPKWVTTAFLALDRLLQVDPKLNSDISEQLKKDDDVSSLEAAVTIDGDKQNNLQATLGSPLRYIDEHDQKRLIEIACRCIRNRLPSETMHVVLQLCATLTRTHSVAVAFLDAGGLPSLLSLPTTSLFSGFDNVAATIVRHILEDPQTLQQAMESEIRHSLVAATNRHSNGRLTPRNFLINLASVISRDPVVFMQAAQSVCQVEMVGERPYIILLKDREKDKSKEKEKEKASEKDKQQLADGKTSLGDASLMTPVNVQGKLLDSSSKSIRVHRKSPQSFISVIELLLHSVITYVPTQKDDGVVDGPSIVDMDIDDAVNKSKGKAVATLSEENKTNNQEESASLAKTVFFLKLLTEILLTYASSVHILLRRDAEVSSYRLPNQRGISGNYRGGIFHHILHHFLPFSANHMKEKKVDGDWRQKLATRASQFLVASCVRSNEARRRVFTEISSVFNDFVNSSNGSRPPDVNSHAFIDLLNDVLAARSPTGAYISAEASATFIDVGLVQSLTRTLQVLDLDHADSPKVVTALVKALEAVTKEHVNSADPSSGKGENGNKPPELNQTGRADNGGNRFQSLETSSQPDHSEAVVDQIDHFSTVQASGSSESLTDDMEHDRDTDGGFATGAEDHFMHDNSEEAGGIENGIDSVGIRFDIPHNVQDNIGDEDDDEEMSGDDGDEGDEDEDEDDEEHNDLEEDEVQHMSHGDTDQDDHEIDEDEFDEDVLEEDDEDDEDDGVILRLEEGINGINVFDHIEVFGRGNSFPNDTLHVMPVEVFGSRRQGRTTSIYNLLGRSADHGAPSQHPLLMEPPPALHPDPPRQSADTVFSDRNLDNSSSRLDTIFRSLRNGRHGHRFNMWADDSQQRGGSSATVIPQGLEELLVSQLRRPTPEKPSDQNTTTAEPPVKVEASHLQESEIGVRADTPAETIVNNGSISAPLSGSTEVDGGGISDGRQAENDFHGREASSPYTQAVDMQYERTDAVVRDVEAVSQESSGSGATLGESLRSLEVEIGSADGHDDGGERQNSADRLPLGDLQATRIRRANVSVGNANPVSSRDASLQSVAEVSENPGQEADQSGAGDEQRVNREAESGSIDPAFLDALPEDLRAEVLSAQQGQAARPSNDQPQSAGDIDPEFLAALPPDIRAEVLAQQQAQRLQQSQELEGQPVEMDAVSIIATFPSDLREEVLLTSSDAILANLTPALVAEANMLRERFAHRYHSRTLFGVYPRNRRGESSRRSEAIGASLDRAGGGIASRRSIGGKLLEADGAPLVDMEALKAMIRLLRVVQPLYKGQLQRLLLNLCAHHETRTTLVQILMDMLMLDMRRTVDHLNSAGEPSYRLYACQTNVMYSRPQYLDGVPPLLSRRILETLTYLARNHPSVAKLLLQLELPQPQVTESESSDRAHGKAVMVEEETGSKQNQKGDVSIVFLLCLLNQPLYLRSIAHLEQLLNLLDIVIDNAENNSSLSNKSGISPVEPTSGSQMQNAAINVDSGGASSVGDVKSSKIDECLKPSASGTNNERDTQAVLLSLPQAELRLLCSLLAREGLSDNAYVLVAEVLRKLVAIAPSHCHLFITELADSVKQLSRSAMDELHIFGEAEKALLSTTSTSGTAILRVLQALRSLVSYLHEKEKDQQSPSERGHSDALSQVWEINAALEPLWLELSTCINKIESYSDSVTDLSTSSRTVTSPTAGVMPPLPAGAQNILPYIESFFVTCEKLHPAHPGTGHDLSIAVTSDVEDATSSAAQQKTPSGSIAKVDEKNTAFFKFSEKHRKLLNAFIRQNPGLLEKFSLMLKVPRFIDFDNKRAHFRSKIKHQHDHHHSPLRISVRRAYILEDSYNQLRMRSAQDLKGRLTVHFQGEEGIDAGGLTREWYQLLSRVIFDKGALLFTTVGNESTFQPNPNSVYQTEHLSYFKFVGRVVGKALFDSQLLDVHFTRSFYKHILGVKVTYHDIEAIDPDYFRNLKWMLENDTSDVLDLTFSMDADEEKLILYERAEVTDYELIPGGRNIRVTEENKHEYVGLVAEHRLTTAIRPQINAFLEGFNELIPRDLVSIFNDKELELLISGLPDIDLDDLRANTEYSGYSAASPVIQWFWEVVQGFSKEDKARLLQFVSGTSKVPLEGFSALQGISGSQRFQIHKAYGSPDHLPSAHTCFNQLDLPEYPSKQHLEERLLLAIHEANEGFGFG, from the exons ATGGCAACCCTAAGATCGAGCCTGCCGTTGCGGTTGCGGCATCTCTTGACCGGGGAAGGAGCCGTCGGTCCCTCTCTCAAACTGGAGTCTGAACCT CCTCCTAAAGTCAAAGCATTTATTGACAAGGTGATCAAGAGTCCATTGAATGATATAGAAATACCCCTTTCAGGTTTTCGTTGGGAGTACAATAAG GGAAATTTCCACCATTGGAGACCGCTTTTTCTACATTTTGATACATATTTCAAGACGTACATTTCTTGTAGGAAAGATCTTCTCTTGTCAGATAACATTTCAGAGGATGCCAACTTCCCGAAGCAAGCTGTCTTACAAATTCTAAGAGTGATGCAAATAATATTGGAGAATTGCCATAATAAGAGTTCATTCGATGGCCTGGAG CATTTCAAGCTCCTATTGATGTCCACAGATCCTGAGATTCTCATTGCTACATTAGAAACCCTTGCTGCTTTAGTGAAAATTAATCCTTCCAAGCTACATGTGAGTGGGAAATTGATTGGATGTGGCGCAGTAAACAGTTGTCTGCTGTCTCTAGCACAGGGATGGGGGAGCAAAGAAGAAGGCTTGGGTTTGTTTTCATGTGTCATGGCTAATGAAAGAAACCCAGATGAAGGGCTGTCTTTGTTCCCCTCTGATGTAAAGAATGAATATGACAAGTCTCACTATCGGTTAGGTTCGACcctttattttgaatttcatgGGGTCGATTCCCGGAATGTTGAGGGAAGTAGTTCCAGAACAATACCTTCCAACTTACATGTTGTACACATCCCAGACCTGCATCTTCGGACTGGGGATGATCTATCACTTCTGAAACATTGCATTGAGCAATATGATGTACCTCAAGATCATAGGTTCTCATTGCTGACGAGAATTAGATATGCTCGTGCCTTCTGCTCTCCAAAAACCTGCAGGCTGTACATCAGAATTTGCCTTCTCGCTTTCATTGTGCTTGTTCAGTCCAGTGATGCTCATGATgaacttgtttcttttttctccaatGAGCCAGAATACACAAATGAGTTAATTAGGATTGTGCGTTCTGAAGAATCTATTCCTGGAAGCATTAGAACACTTGCAATGCTTGCACTTAGTGCACAATTGGCTGCATATTCATCATCTCATGAGCGAGCACGTGTGTTGAGTGGATCAAGCATCATTTCTGCTGGGGGGAACCGTATGATTCTGCTGAATGTGCTCCAGAAGGCAGTCTTGGCACTGAATGGTTCTAGTGATCcatcttctctttcatttgttgAAGCTCTTCTCCAGTTTTATCTGCTTCAtgtgatatcttcttcaagttcTGGAAGTGCAATTAGGGGATCAGGAATGGTTCCAACGCTCTTACCTCTGCTACAGGATGTTAATTCAGCCCATATGCATCTTGTCTGCTTTGCCATAAAAACCCTGCAGAAACTCATGGATTACAGTAATGTGGCTGTTACACTATTCAAGGATCTTGGGGGAGTGGAAGTTTTGGCTCAGAGATTACAGACAGAAGTTCATAGAGTTATTGGTCTGGCTGGTGCAGATGACAATTCAATGGTCATTGGAGACCAATCAAGATACGATGATGATCAGTTATACTCCCAGAAGCGGCTCATCAAGGCTTTATTGAAGGCACTTGGGTCTGCCACCTATGCCCCTGCGAATTCTTCAAGGCCCCAGAACACCCATGATAATTCCTTACCTGCCTCTTTGTCATTGATATTTGGCAATGTAGAGAAGTTTGGTGGTGATATATATTTCTCTGCAGTGACTGTTATGAGTGAGATTATCCACAAAGACCCTACTTGTTTTTCAtctttgcatgaattgggtctTCCAGATGCATTTCTATCATCAGTGGTGGCTGGAAtcctcccttcttcaaaagcTATTTCATGTGTTCCCAGTGGTCTTGGTGCCATTTGTCTCAATGCTAAAGGCTTAGAGGCAGTTAAGGAAACCACAGCATTACGCTTCCTTGTAGACATTTTTACCTGTAGAAAGTACGTGGTGGCAATGAATGAAGGTGTTGTCCCTTTGGCCAATGGTGTGGAGGAGCTTCTGCGACATGTATCCTCATTGAGAAGCACTGGTGTAGATATAATCATTGAAATTATTGATAAACTAGCTTCCATGGGTGACGATGCATGCTTGGGGTCATCAGGGAAAGTGGATATTAGCACTGCGATGGAAACTGATTCCGAGGACAGAGAGCAGGAGGGGCGTGGTTGTATGGTTAGTGCTATGGATGTGGCAGCTGATGGCATCAGTAATGAGCGTCTTGTTCAACTTTGTATCTTTCATGTGATGGTACTGGTTCACAGATTAATGGAAAGTTCTGAAACTTCAAGGTTGTTTGTGGAAAAGAAGGGTATTGAAGCTTTAATGAAGCTCCTGTTGCGGCCTAGCATTGCACAATCATCTGAAGGGATGTCAGTTGCTTTGCATAGCACAATTGTATTTAAGGGTTTCAATCAGCATCACTCTGCTGTACTGGCATCCGccttttgttcttctttaaGGGATCACTTGAAGAAAACTTTAGATGGATTCAGTTCAGTGACGGGTTCATTTTTGCTGGATCCGAGGATTACACCAGATAAAGGAATCTTTTCCTCACTTTTTGTTGTTGAGTTCCTTTTATTTCTTGCTGCCTCTAAAGATAACCGTTGGGTGACTGCATTGCTTACAGAATTTGGAAATGGTAGTAAGGATGTCTTGGAAGACATTGGGCGTATGCACCGGGAAGTTCTATGGCAGGTTGCTCTCCTTGAAAATGCTAAGTTGGATCTTGAGGATAAAGGTTCtggttctagttctagttctagttcagAGCCACCGAAATCCAACACGAACACTGGTGAAGCTGAAGAGCAAAGGTTCAACTCATTTAGGCAGTTTCTTGATCCATTGCTGAGACGAAGGATGTCAGGATGGAGTGTTGAATCTCAGTTTTTTGATCTTATAAGCCTGTACCGTGATCTTGGTCGTGCTGCTGGAGTTCAGCAGAGACTTCTTCTGGATGGTCCGTCAAACCCAAGGCTGGGATCCAGTCAGCAGTTGCATCGTTCTGGTTCTTCTGATGTTTCAGGGACTATAAGCTCAATGGAAGGCGATACCCAGAGAACCTACTATTCATCCTGCTGTGATATGATGAGGTCACTTGCTTTTCACATCAGCCATCTGTTTTTGGAGTTGGGGAAAGTCATGTTGCTTCCTTCACGTCGACGGGATGATTCTCTAAATGTGTCCCCAGCAGCAAAATCTGTGGTTTCTACTTTTGCCTCCGTTATATTGGACCATTTGAATTTTGGGGGGCATGCGGATCCTTCTGGTCCAGCAGCTTCTATATCATCAAAGTGTCGGTACCTTGGTAAGGTCGTCGAATTCATTGACAGCATTCTACTGGAGAGACCTGATTCCTGCAATCCTATATTACTGAATTGTTTTTATGGGCATGAAGTTGTTCAAACAGTCTTGACCACTTTTGAAGCTACCAGTCAATTGCTTTTTGCTGTTAATAGAGTGCCTGCATCTCCTATGGACACAGATGATGGGAGTTTGAAGCAAGGtgagaaagaagaaacagatTATTCATGGATATACGGCCCCTTGGCTAGCTATGGTACGCTGATGGACCACCTAGTGACCTCATCCTTTATTATCTCTCCTTTTACAAAACATATGCTTGCCCAGCCTCTGACAAATGGAAATGTTCCTTTTCCTCGGGATGCTGAGGCATTCGTAAAGGTTCTTCAGTCTATGGTACTGAAGGCGGTGCTTCCGATTTGGACTCATCCTCAATTTACTGAATGTAGTTTCGAGTTTATAACAACAATTATATCTATCATGCGGCATATCTATTCTGGAGTTGAagtgaaaaatataattaacaCTGGAGCCCGTATGGCAGGCCCTCCTCCAAATGAATCTACTATTTCTACGATTGTGGAGATGGGCTTTTCCAGGTCTAGGGCTGAAGAAGCTCTGAGGCAAGTGGGAACCAATAGTGTAGAGATGGCAATGGAGTGGCTATTTTCACATCCAGAGGAAGCCCCAGAAGATGATGAACTTGCTCGTGCTCTCGCTATGTCTCTAGGTAACTCTGGGACATCCCAGAAGGACGATGTTGATGGAAATGCAAGTAATGTGGCtcaggaagaagaaatggttcAGCTTCCCCCTATTGATGATTTGTTAGCAACATGTACCAGGCTTTTGCAGATGAAGGAACCACTAGCTTTTCCAGTTCGGGACCTGCTTGTGATGTTATGCTCCCAACATGATGGTCAATACAGGTCAAAAGTTATTTCCTTCGTCATTGAACATGTTAAGCTTTGCAGTACAATTTTGGATAGTGGAAACAGTGCCATGCTGTCTGCTCTATTTCATGTTCTTGCATTGGTTCTTCATGAAGACACAGCTGCCCGAGAAGCCGCGTCTCAAAATGGGCTGGTTAAGATTGTTTCAGATTTGCTCGCTCAGTGGGATCTTTGCATGTTTGTTGGGCACAAAGTCCTAGTTCCAAAGTGGGTGACCACAGCTTTTCTTGCACTAGATAGACTGCTGCAGGTGGATCCAAAGCTAAATTCAGATATCTCAGAGCAGTTGAAAAAAGATGATGATGTTAGTAGCCTCGAGGCTGCTGTCACCATTGATGGGGATAAGCAGAACAATTTGCAAGCCACCTTGGGCTCACCTTTGCGATATATAGATGAGCATGATCAGAAGCGACTTATTGAGATTGCCTGTAGATGTATAAGGAATCGGCTACCTTCTGAGACTATGCATGTTGTCCTTCAGTTATGTGCTACGCTTACAAGAACTCattctgttgctgttgctttTCTTGATGCTGGTGGTTTGCCATCTCTATTGTCTTTGCCAACAACTAGTCTGTTTTCTGGATTTGACAATGTTGCTGCTACTATAGTCCGTCATATTCTTGAAGATCCTCAGACTCTACAACAAGCAATGGAATCTGAGATCAGGCACAGCCTTGTGGCTGCCACAAATAGACACTCTAATGGAAGGCTTACTCCACGTAATTTCCTTATAAATTTGGCCTCTGTCATCTCTAGAGATCCAGTAGTTTTCATGCAAGCTGCTCAGTCCGTATGTCAAGTTGAAATGGTTGGTGAAAGGCCATATATTATACTGTTAAAAGATCGTGAAAAAGACAAGtccaaggagaaagagaaggagaaggcgTCAGAGAAAGACAAGCAGCAGCTTGCTGATGGGAAGACCTCTTTGGGTGATGCAAGCTTGATGACTCCTGTGAATGTACAAGGCAAACTGCTAGATTCAAGTTCCAAGAGTATCAGAGTCCATCGGAAATCTCCTCAAAGCTTTATAAGTGTAATTGAGCTTCTGTTACATTCGGTGATAACTTATGTTCCCACACAGAAAGATGATGGTGTGGTTGATGGACCGTCGATAGTGGACATGGACATTGATGATGCTGTGAATAAGAGCAAAGGGAAAGCCGTTGCAACTCTTTCTGAGGAGAATAAAACCAATAACCAGGAAGAATCTGCATCTCTTGCAAAGACTGTATTCTTTTTAAAGCTGTTGACTGAGATACTACTGACATATGCGTCATCTGTTCATATCCTTCTCCGAAGAGATGCTGAGGTCAGTAGCTATAGACTTCCTAACCAGAGGGGCATTAGTGGGAACTACCGTGGTGGAATATTTCATCATATCCTTCACCACTTCCTTCCATTCTCTGCCAATCatatgaaggaaaagaaagtaGATGGTGATTGGAGGCAGAAACTGGCAACAAGGGCCAGTCAGTTTTTAGTTGCATCTTGTGTTCGCTCAAATGAGGCACGTAGAAGGGTTTTTACTGAGATAAGTAGTGTCTTCAATGACTTTGTCAATTCATCCAATGGTTCCAGGCCTCCTGATGTCAATAGTCATGCTTTTATTGATCTGCTCAATGATGTTCTAGCTGCTCGATCACCAACTGGTGCCTATATTTCAGCCGAAGCCTCGGCAACTTTTATAGATGTTGGATTGGTTCAGTCACTGACTCGTACACTTCAAGTTTTGGACCTAGATCATGCAGATTCTCCTAAAGTTGTTACTGCACTAGTCAAGGCTCTGGAGGCAGTTACAAAAGAACATGTCAATTCTGCCGATCCTAGTTCTGGAAAGGGTGAGAATGGTAATAAGCCTCCTGAACTGAACCAAACTGGAAGAGCCGATAATGGGGGCAACAGGTTCCAGTCTTTGGAAACTTCTTCCCAACCTGATCATAGTGAAGCAGTTGTTGACCAAATTGACCATTTTAGCACAGTTCAAGCCTCTGGCAGCTCAGAGTCACTTACAGATGATATGGAGCATGATCGGGACACAGATGGTGGTTTTGCTACTGGAGCTGAAGATCATTTTATGCATGACAATTCTGAGGAAGCTGGGGGTATTGAAAATGGAATAGATTCTGTGGGGATAAGATTTGATATCCCTCACAATGTGCAAGATAATATtggtgatgaagatgatgacgaAGAGATGTCTGGGGATGATGGAGATGAaggtgatgaagatgaagatgaagacgaTGAGGAGCATAATGATTTGGAGGAGGATGAAGTTCAGCATATGTCGCATGGGGACACAGATCAGGATGATCATGAgattgatgaagatgagttTGATGAAGATGTGTTggaggaagatgatgaagatgatgaggatgatggAGTCATTCTGAGGCTGGAGGAGGGCATCAATGGAATAAATGTTTTTGATCACATTGAAGTTTTTGGCAGAGGAAATAGTTTTCCTAATGATACTCTCCATGTGATGCCTGTTGAAGTTTTTGGATCAAGGCGCCAAGGACGCACGACATCCATATACAATCTTCTAGGAAGATCTGCAGACCATGGTGCACCTTCTCAGCATCCCCTTCTGATGGAGCCTCCTCCTGCACTGCATCCAGATCCTCCAAGACAATCAG CTGATACGGTGTTCTCTGATAGAAACTTGGACAACTCATCATCACGGTTAGACACTATTTTCCGGTCACTAAGGAATGGACGGCATGGACATCGTTTTAATATGTGGGCTGATGATAGCCAGCAGCGTGGTGGATCAAGCGCAACTGTAATACCACAGGGCCTGGAGGAGTTGCTTGTCTCCCAGTTGAGACGGCCAACACCTGAAAAACCTTCAGATCAGAACACAACTACAGCGGAACCTCCAGTTAAAGTGGAGGCAAGTCATTTGCAAGAATCTGAAATAGGGGTAAGGGCTGACACACCTGCAGAGACCATCGTGAACAATGGAAGTATTTCTGCTCCACTATCTGGTTCCACAGAAGTGGATGGCGGAGGAATTTCTGATGGTAGACAAGCAGAAAATGATTTTCATGGAAGGGAAGCATCAAGTCCATATACTCAAGCTGTTGACATGCAGTATGAGCGTACTGATGCAGTCGTACGGGATGTTGAAGCTGTGAGCCAAGAAAGCAGCGGAAGTGGTGCGACTCTGGGGGAAAGCCTTCGAAGCTTGGAGGTGGAAATTGGAAGTGCTGATGGCCATGATGATGGGGGAGAAAGGCAAAATTCTGCAGATAGACTGCCGTTGGGTGATCTCCAGGCGACTCGAATTAGAAGAGCAAATGTGTCAGTGGGAAATGCCAATCCAGTAAGCAGCCGAGATGCATCTCTTCAGAGTGTTGCTGAAGTTTCAGAAAATCCTGGCCAAGAAGCAGATCAGAGTGGTGCTGGTGATGAACAGCGGGTCAATCGGGAAGCTGAGTCTGGATCAATTGATCCTGCTTTCCTGGATGCACTTCCTGAGGATTTGCGTGCTGAGGTTCTTTCAGCTCAACAGGGTCAAGCAGCACGGCCTTCAAATGATCAACCTCAATCTGCTGGAGATATTGATCCTGAATTCCTTGCAGCTCTTCCCCCAGATATCCGTGCGGAAGTTCTAGCACAACAGCAAGCTCAGAGACTACAGCAATCCCAGGAATTGGAGGGGCAACCGGTTGAAATGGATGCTGTCTCAATAATTGCTACGTTCCCTTCAGATTTACGAGAAGAG GTGCTGTTGACATCCTCGGATGCTATTCTGGCCAATTTAACACCGGCCCTTGTAGCAGAGGCAAACATGTTGCGTGAAAGGTTCGCACATCGGTACCATAGTCGTACTCTTTTTGGTGTATACCCTAGAAATCGGAGGGGTGAATCTTCCAGACGCAGTGAAGCTATTGGAGCCTCTCTGGACAGAGCTGGAGGGGGAATTGCTTCGCGTAGATCAATTGGAGGGAAATTGCTTGAAGCTGATGGTGCTCCTTTGGTGGATATGGAGGCTCTGAAAGCCATGATTCGGTTGCTTCGTGTGGTTCAA CCACTGTATAAGGGCCAGTTACAGAGGCTTCTCCTGAATCTGTGTGCTCACCATGAGACAAGGACCACTCTGGTGCAAATTCTGATGGATATGCTGATGCTCGATATGCGGCGGACTGTCGATCATTTGAACAGTGCTGGAGAGCCATCATATCGCCTTTATGCTTGCCAGACTAATGTTATGTATTCTCGACCACAATATTTGGATG GTGTCCCTCCCCTGTTGTCTCGGCGCATTCTGGAAACTCTGACATACTTAGCGCGGAACCATCCTTCTGTTGCAAAGCTTTTGCTTCAGCTTGAGCTTCCACAGCCACAGGTTACCGAGTCAGAGAGCTCTGATCGGGCACATGGAAAAGCTGTGATGGTTGAGGAAGAAACTGGAAGCAAGCAAAATCAGAAGGGAGATGTCTCCATTGTCTTTCTTCTATGCCTCTTGAATCAACCTCTTTATTTGAGAAGCATTGCCCATCTTGAACAG TTGCTAAATCTTTTGGACATAGTCATTGATAATGCTGAAAACAACTCCAGCTTATCCAATAAGTCTGGGATATCACCAGTGGAGCCAACATCTGGTTCTCAGATGCAAAATGCTGCGATAAATGTTGACAGTGGTGGTGCTTCTTCTGTTGGTGATGTCAAGTCATCCAAGATTGATGAATGCCTCAAACCCTCAGCTTCTGGTACAAATAATGAACGTGATACTCAAGCTGTACTACTCAGCCTACCACAAGCAGAACTTAGACTTCTATGCTCTTTGCTTGCACGGGAGGG CTTGTCAGATAATGCTTATGTTCTTGTTGCTGAGGTATTGAGGAAGTTGGTGGCTATTGCTCCATCTCACTGTCATCTATTTATTACCGAGCTAGCTGATTCTGTCAAACAATTAAGTAGATCTGCAATGGATGAGTTGCATATATTTGGAGAAGCAGAAAAAGCACTTCTGAGTACAACTTCTACTAGTGGGACTGCAATCCTGAGGGTTCTCCAAGCATTGCGTTCTCTTGTTTCATACCTACATGAGAAAGAGAAGGATCAACAATCTCCCTCTGAAAGGGGGCACAGTGATGCTCTCTCTCAAGTATGGGAAATTAATGCTGCCTTGGAGCCATTGTGGCTGGAGTTGAGCACTTGCATAAACAAAATAGAGAGTTATTCAGATTCGGTGACTGATTTGTCCACATCATCTAGAACAGTCACATCCCCAACTGCTGGTGTAATGCCTCCACTTCCAGCGGGTGCCCAGAACATCTTGCCATATATAGAATCTTTCTTTGTGACCTGTGAGAAGCTACATCCTGCACATCCTGGTACTGGTCATGATCTCAGCATTGCTGTGACTTCTGATGTTGAAGATGCTACCTCATCTGCTGCCCAACAGAAGACTCCTTCAGGCTCTATTGCAAAAGTTGATGAAAAGAACACTGCTTTCTTCAAGTTCTCAGAAAAGCATAGGAAGCTATTAAATGCTTTCATCAGGCAGAACCCTGGGTTGCTCGAGAAGTTCTCTCTCATGCTGAAGGTTCCGCGCTTTATTGATTTTGATAATAAACGTGCTCACTTCCGATCTAAGATAAAGCATCAGCATGATCATCATCATAGTCCTTTGAGAATATCAGTGAGAAGAGCATACATTCTTGAAGATTCATATAATCAACTGCGCATGCGTTCTGCTCAAGACTTGAAGGGGAGGTTAACTGTTCATTTTCAAGGGGAGGAAGGTATTGATGCTGGTGGACTAACAAGGGAATGGTATCAGTTGTTGTCCAGGGTTATATTTGACAAGGGAGCACTACTTTTTACGACAGTGGGCAACGAATCAACATTTCAGCCAAATCCTAACTCTGTCTACCAAACGGAGCATCTCTCATATTTCAAGTTTGTCGGGCGAGTG GTTGGAAAAGCACTGTTTGATAGTCAACTTCTGGATGTCCATTTCACTCGATCTTTCTACAAGCATATCCTGGGGGTTAAAGTTACATATCATGACATCGAGGCTATAGATCCTGATTACTTCAGAAACCTAAAGTGGATGCTTGAG AATGATACAAGTGATGTTTTAGACCTTACCTTCAGCATGGATGCTGATGAGGAGAAATTGATATTGTATGAAAGGGCAGAG GTCACTGACTATGAGCTGATCCCCGGTGGCCGGAATATTCGAGTTACTGAGGAGAATAAGCATGAGTATGTTGGTCTAGTTGCTGAACATCGGTTGACAACAGCTATTCGTCCTCAAATAAATGCATTTTTGGAAGGTTTCAATGAGCTGATACCTCGGGATTTGGTATCAATCTTTAATGATAAAGAACTGGAATTGTTGATAAGTGGGCTTCCAGATATTGATT tGGATGACCTAAGAGCAAATACCGAGTATTCTGGATACAGTGCTGCATCTCCTGTTATTCAATGGTTTTGGGAGGTGGTTCAAGGTTTCAGCAAGGAGGATAAGGCTCGTCTTCTACAGTTCGTGTCTGGCACCTCAAAG GTGCCATTAGAAGGTTTCAGTGCACTTCAAGGAATTTCAGGCTCGCaaagatttcaaattcataAAGCTTATGGGAGCCCTGACCACTTGCCTTCTGCTCATACATG TTTCAACCAGTTAGACCTACCGGAGTATCCATCTAAACAACATCTAGAGGAGAGACTGCTTCTAGCAATCCACGAAGCCAACgaagggtttgggtttggttga